GGCCTGCTGGGCGGCGTGAACCTGCCTGGGCAGGGCAGCATCCGCCTGCTCGGCCACGACCTCAGTGGCCTCGGCCAAGGCGCGCGCGATCGCTTCCGGGTCGACCACACCGGTTACATCTTCCAGCAGTTCAATCTGCTGCCGTTTCTATCGGTGCGCGAGAACGTCGAACTGCCGTGCCGCTTTTCGCGCAGCCGAGCCACACGTGCGGCCGAACGCCATGGCAGTGTCGACCAGGCGGCCGCCACACTGCTCGCCCACCTGGGCCTGGGCGACCCCGCCCTGCTTGCCCGCCGCGCCGACAGCCTGTCGATCGGCCAGCAGCAACGGGTTGCCGCTGCGCGGGCATTGATCGGCCAGCCGGAACTGGTGATTGCCGACGAGCCGACCTCGGCA
The sequence above is drawn from the Pseudomonas putida genome and encodes:
- a CDS encoding ATP-binding cassette domain-containing protein; the protein is MSQPLIELHDVVFAWPGQPALLDIPTFQLEAGEAVFLKGPSGSGKTTLLGLLGGVNLPGQGSIRLLGHDLSGLGQGARDRFRVDHTGYIFQQFNLLPFLSVRENVELPCRFSRSRATRAAERHGSVDQAAATLLAHLGLGDPALLARRADSLSIGQQQRVAAARALIGQPELVIADEPTSALDADTREAFIRLLFDECRAAGASLLFVSHDQSLAPLFDRHLSLAELNRAAKPREA